In Propionispora hippei DSM 15287, the genomic window GGGGCAGTATTTGGATTATCTTTTAAAGATCACCGACAAACTTGCTCCGGCAGCAACGATTGTTTCCGATAACGTTCTGTTTAGAGGTTTGGTCTTATCAGAGGAGCAACCGCCTCGGCGCTACAAAACCATTGTCAAACGGCTAAGGGAGTATTTGCAATTTATTACCGGCAATCCCCATTTTTCTACAACAATTCATGCAGAAGGCGATGGACTGGCAATTTCTTATTATCAAAGGGGCGAATCATATTGAAAACACCAGAGCTGTTAGCTCCGGCAGGAAATCTAGAAAAGTTGAAAATGGCGCTGCTCTATGGTGCTGATGCAGTTTATATGGGTGGGAAGGCCTTTGGACTTAGAGCGTTTGGCGGCAATTTTGATGATAATGAATTACAAGAGGGAGTCAGATTTGCCCATAGTTTAAATAAGAAAGCTTATGTAACGGTTAATATTTTTCCCCATAATGATGATTTAGTCGATTTACCTGATTATATAAAATATCTGGCAGAGATCTCGGCTGATGCGGCAATTGTATCTGATTTGGGCGTTTTTCGCTTGTTCCGAAATATCGCGCCGGACATAGAACTGCATGTCAGTACACAAGCCAACAATGTGAATTGGTCATCCGTACTGGCCTGGCAGGAGCTGGGAGCCAGCCGGGTCGTACTGGCACGGGAACTGTCTTTTGGCGAAATTGCGCTGATTCGTTCCCGGACCCAGGTTGAACTGGAGGCGTTTGTGCATGGTGCTATGTGCATTTCTTATTCCGGACGTTGTTTATTAAGTAACTATTTTACAGAACGTGATGCCAACCGCGGTGCGTGTTCCCAACCTTGCCGCTGGAAATATGCCCTGATGGAAGAAAAGCGTCCGGGGCAATATTTTCCAGTGGAAGAAGATGAACGGGGAACCTATATTTTTAATTCCAAGGATTTATGCCTCGTTCCACATATTCCTGAATTGGTGGAGGCCGGAGTGGATAGCTTAAAAATAGAAGGCCGCATGAAAAGTGTTCACTACGTTGCTACCGTAGCGAAGGTCTATCGGGAAGCGTTAGACTGTTTTGCAGCTGATCCCGATCATTTTGTCATGCAGCCGGAATGGTTGGAGGAATTGAACAAAGTATCGCACCGGGAGTATACTACTGGCTTTTACTTTAATAAAACTACTTCTGACGATCAAATCTACGGGTCTTCTTCTTATACCCAGACTCATGATTTTATCGGGCTAATTAAAGAGTATCAGCCTGAACGGCGGATGGCTGTCATTGAACAGCGTAACCACATGAAGGTAGGCGATGAAATCGAAATTGCCCAGCCCGGACAGCGTAATTTTACGCAAAGAATTGAACGCATGTGTGACGCAGAAGGCAATGAAATTATGGCTGCGCCTCATCCCCAACAAATTATTACCATTCCGGTCCGCGAGCCGGTTTTGCCGTATGGTATGTTGCGGCGCAGGATAGGTGAAGCATGAAGGAAAAAGAAGTCATTTTGATAAAAGTAGAGCCCTGCAATATAAATTATGTTAATCGTATCATGGAAGGCTATGAGTACTTGGGTGTGGTAACAACGGTTAGCCCGGCAGAGGGGAAACTGATGGTCCGGGTTACCTCTGATACTTACCATGAGGTTGAGGAAATATTGAAAAAACTGCCCATAAGGCTAGAATTTGTCTGAGCTGCTGCTTAAAACTATGATTAGAGTGCCATACTACCACCAGGAGGAGTAGTATGGCACTTTATGTTAGTCGTATTCATAAAATAGCATGGGCTATTCTTTTTATCGGGACTCTGTTGATTGCCCGTTTGGTATACCTGCAAGTCCTGGAAAGCCCAAAACTGGCAATTGAGGGGTTAAGCGGACGGGTCGCAGAGGTCTCTCTGGGGCCGGAACGGGGTGATATATTTGACCGTAACGGCGCTTTACTTACTAATACTGTACAGACATTTTGCATCATCATTTTTCCTGCCCAGGTGGTGGACCCTTATGAAGCGGCAAGTCAATTGGTTGCTTTTAGCGGTATTGATAAGAATGAAATGATAAAAAAAATACGGCAGGCGCAGAGACCGTTTAAACTTCAGGCCAATATAACGGAGAAGGTGGCGGAGGCTGTAAATCAGCTGCAGATTCCCGGTGTGCTGGCTGTGGCCGAAAAAAGCAGATACAGCTATAATTCTCTGGCAGTGCATACAACCGGATATATAAACGTAGCCGACAATCAAGGCGTAAGTGGAATTGAGCGTATGTACGACGACATT contains:
- a CDS encoding peptidase U32 family protein; protein product: MKTPELLAPAGNLEKLKMALLYGADAVYMGGKAFGLRAFGGNFDDNELQEGVRFAHSLNKKAYVTVNIFPHNDDLVDLPDYIKYLAEISADAAIVSDLGVFRLFRNIAPDIELHVSTQANNVNWSSVLAWQELGASRVVLARELSFGEIALIRSRTQVELEAFVHGAMCISYSGRCLLSNYFTERDANRGACSQPCRWKYALMEEKRPGQYFPVEEDERGTYIFNSKDLCLVPHIPELVEAGVDSLKIEGRMKSVHYVATVAKVYREALDCFAADPDHFVMQPEWLEELNKVSHREYTTGFYFNKTTSDDQIYGSSSYTQTHDFIGLIKEYQPERRMAVIEQRNHMKVGDEIEIAQPGQRNFTQRIERMCDAEGNEIMAAPHPQQIITIPVREPVLPYGMLRRRIGEA
- a CDS encoding DUF4911 domain-containing protein, with the translated sequence MKEKEVILIKVEPCNINYVNRIMEGYEYLGVVTTVSPAEGKLMVRVTSDTYHEVEEILKKLPIRLEFV